The proteins below are encoded in one region of Caldanaerovirga acetigignens:
- a CDS encoding transglycosylase domain-containing protein: MKIPRKKKLFLAKSLIPFLIFVFLLSCGSALGLFLYYVKDTPPFDPQKLKPSETSIVYDSKGNVIAELHGGQNRIPVPLDEIPGHLKEAFIAIEDKNFYKHKGINFKSLIGAVWTDIVTGGYRRGASTITQQLVKNAFLTHEKTLKRKAQEAWLAIQVERHFTKDQILEFYLNHIYFGHSAYGVEAASQTFFGKSVKDLTLAESAMLAGITKGPSIYSPYINFEKAKERQAIVLNEMVDMGFITKEEAEKAKKEEIKLVGLENAKADYKAPYFTDFIITQLAEDLQKELGLTESEAYEKIYNGGLRIYTTVDLEIQEVAEKALADPKNYPYTKKDKNGIPQPQAAVVVIDPHTGHIKALVGGREHYKKLGLNRASQSYRQPGSAFKPIVVYTAAIDMGYTAASVIDDSPVSYGNWSPQNYTRDFKGLTTIRKAIADSVNVVAVKVLEKIGVDRGIEYAQKLGIKSLVLEGRKNDRQLSIALGGLTKGVSPLELASAYGTLANQGIHVEPVAILKVVDKNGRTLLENTPTKWTAVSPQVAFIMTDMMRSVITEGTAKRLADFPFPVAGKTGTTSDNKDVWFVGYTPYLVAAVWMGHDEPTPMKGVAGGYQPALIWKQIMTVAHKNLPKVGFSKPSGIVGPIAVCEDSGKIPTELCNNDPRGSRIRYEYFIKGTEPSEFCDVHVQKPIDITSGLLATPYCPPEQVKQKVFLNRPPYKTSPDGKIPLDAKYMPPTEYCNLHTQESSSGSNFEEGILQPVDSGTQNNSSNKSSENQVNGGSNNTGNQVPSKNLNQSEDNENRARDFR, from the coding sequence ATGAAAATTCCGAGGAAAAAAAAGCTCTTTCTTGCAAAGAGCTTAATACCTTTTTTGATATTTGTTTTTCTTTTATCATGCGGCTCAGCTCTTGGATTGTTTTTATACTACGTAAAGGATACACCTCCGTTTGATCCTCAGAAATTAAAACCTAGCGAGACTTCTATAGTTTACGACTCAAAAGGCAATGTAATTGCCGAACTTCACGGAGGCCAAAATCGAATTCCAGTACCTCTAGATGAAATTCCAGGGCATCTCAAAGAAGCATTTATTGCCATTGAAGACAAAAATTTTTACAAGCATAAAGGTATCAATTTTAAATCCCTCATAGGCGCTGTATGGACAGATATAGTCACTGGAGGATATCGCAGGGGTGCAAGTACTATAACTCAGCAATTGGTTAAAAATGCCTTTTTGACCCATGAAAAAACTCTAAAACGAAAAGCCCAAGAGGCATGGCTTGCAATTCAGGTGGAACGTCATTTTACAAAAGATCAAATTCTGGAATTTTACCTGAACCATATATACTTTGGTCACTCAGCTTACGGCGTTGAAGCCGCTTCTCAAACCTTTTTTGGAAAAAGCGTAAAGGACCTCACCCTTGCAGAAAGTGCCATGCTCGCAGGTATAACCAAAGGTCCTTCAATTTACTCACCCTATATAAATTTCGAAAAAGCAAAGGAAAGGCAAGCCATAGTTTTGAACGAAATGGTCGATATGGGATTTATAACAAAGGAAGAAGCAGAGAAAGCAAAAAAAGAAGAGATAAAACTAGTAGGCCTTGAAAACGCAAAGGCAGACTACAAAGCTCCATATTTTACTGATTTTATAATAACGCAATTAGCAGAAGATCTTCAAAAAGAACTAGGACTTACCGAATCCGAAGCTTATGAAAAAATCTATAACGGAGGATTAAGAATTTATACCACAGTCGACCTAGAAATCCAAGAAGTGGCCGAAAAAGCTTTAGCGGACCCGAAAAATTACCCATATACAAAAAAAGACAAGAACGGCATTCCCCAACCTCAAGCTGCAGTCGTAGTTATAGACCCCCATACCGGGCATATAAAAGCACTGGTAGGAGGTCGCGAACATTATAAAAAGCTAGGTCTGAACAGGGCCTCGCAATCTTACAGGCAGCCTGGTTCTGCCTTTAAACCCATCGTTGTTTATACGGCTGCAATAGACATGGGGTATACAGCCGCAAGTGTCATCGACGATTCGCCGGTTTCTTACGGCAATTGGTCCCCTCAAAACTATACCAGAGACTTCAAAGGGCTCACAACCATACGGAAAGCCATTGCGGATTCAGTCAACGTGGTCGCGGTAAAAGTCCTCGAAAAAATTGGCGTGGACAGAGGAATTGAATATGCCCAGAAATTAGGTATAAAAAGCCTCGTTTTAGAAGGCCGAAAAAATGATAGACAGCTATCAATAGCACTGGGAGGTTTGACTAAGGGTGTTTCCCCTCTGGAGCTTGCATCGGCATACGGAACTTTGGCTAATCAGGGGATACACGTGGAGCCTGTGGCTATATTAAAAGTCGTTGACAAAAACGGAAGAACACTTCTTGAGAACACACCCACAAAGTGGACAGCCGTAAGTCCTCAGGTTGCCTTTATTATGACAGATATGATGCGAAGCGTTATAACAGAAGGAACTGCAAAAAGGCTTGCTGATTTTCCGTTCCCTGTAGCAGGAAAAACGGGAACTACATCGGATAACAAAGATGTATGGTTTGTAGGTTATACACCGTATTTAGTCGCAGCCGTATGGATGGGGCACGATGAACCAACCCCCATGAAGGGGGTCGCAGGCGGATATCAGCCGGCTTTGATATGGAAGCAAATTATGACCGTAGCTCATAAAAATTTACCTAAAGTCGGTTTTTCTAAGCCATCAGGAATCGTAGGACCCATCGCTGTCTGCGAGGATTCGGGCAAGATTCCAACAGAACTCTGCAACAATGACCCACGGGGCTCGCGGATTAGATATGAATATTTCATTAAGGGAACCGAACCTTCGGAATTCTGCGATGTCCACGTACAAAAACCGATAGATATAACTTCAGGATTGTTAGCAACACCGTATTGTCCTCCTGAACAAGTAAAACAAAAAGTTTTCTTGAATAGGCCCCCTTACAAAACATCTCCTGATGGCAAAATACCGTTAGATGCGAAGTATATGCCGCCGACAGAATATTGCAATTTACACACCCAGGAATCATCAAGCGGAAGCAATTTCGAAGAAGGGATTTTGCAACCTGTAGATAGCGGCACTCAGAACAATTCGTCAAATAAAAGCAGTGAAAACCAAGTTAACGGTGGCAGCAATAACACGGGAAATCAGGTGCCTTCAAAAAATCTCAATCAGTCTGAAGACAACGAAAATAGGGCAAGGGACTTCAGATAA
- the tyrS gene encoding tyrosine--tRNA ligase yields MRPEEQFELLRQNVAEIISEEELLNKLRKSYEEKRPLKVKLGLDPTAPDVHLGHAVVLKKMRQFQELGHEVVLIIGDFTGMVGDPTGKSETRKQLSREEIMENAKTYKEQVFKILDPDKTKIVFNSEWLSRMTFEDVLKLASKYTVARMLEREDFSKRFTEGRPISIHEFFYPLMQGYDSVALNADVELGATEQKFNILMGRILQKEYGQEPQVAVLMPILVGIDGKRKMSKSLGNYIGVSDPPDEMYGKVMSIPDEIMLEYYKLATDLENHELEKIAESLKEGRVNPRDLKMRLAREIVKLYHGSEAALKAEENFVRIFQKKDLPDEIPIFEVNEEKIWLPKLITLIGFSSSNSEALRMLKQGAVKINGEKIIDATEVEIRSPFILQVGKRKFVKVINAKNNI; encoded by the coding sequence TTGAGGCCTGAAGAACAATTTGAACTTTTAAGACAAAATGTAGCCGAAATAATTTCGGAGGAAGAATTATTAAATAAACTGAGAAAATCTTACGAAGAAAAAAGACCTTTAAAAGTGAAATTAGGTTTGGATCCCACTGCTCCGGATGTTCACCTCGGACATGCTGTGGTATTGAAGAAAATGAGGCAGTTTCAAGAGTTAGGGCATGAAGTAGTCTTGATAATCGGAGATTTTACCGGGATGGTTGGAGATCCAACGGGAAAATCAGAAACGAGAAAACAACTTTCAAGGGAAGAAATTATGGAGAATGCAAAAACTTATAAAGAGCAGGTGTTTAAAATTTTAGATCCGGATAAAACAAAAATTGTTTTTAATAGTGAATGGCTGAGTCGAATGACTTTTGAAGATGTATTAAAATTAGCCTCAAAGTACACCGTAGCCCGCATGTTAGAAAGAGAGGATTTTAGCAAGAGATTTACCGAGGGAAGGCCAATCTCTATACATGAATTTTTCTATCCGCTTATGCAGGGTTATGATTCGGTAGCCCTTAATGCTGATGTCGAATTAGGAGCAACAGAACAAAAATTTAACATTTTAATGGGGAGAATACTGCAAAAGGAATATGGACAGGAGCCTCAAGTGGCAGTGCTCATGCCCATTCTCGTCGGAATCGATGGCAAGCGAAAAATGAGCAAAAGTCTTGGAAATTACATAGGAGTGAGTGACCCACCCGATGAAATGTACGGAAAAGTAATGTCTATTCCCGATGAAATAATGCTTGAGTATTATAAGTTGGCTACGGATTTAGAAAATCATGAATTGGAAAAAATAGCAGAAAGCTTAAAGGAAGGAAGAGTAAATCCTAGAGATCTAAAAATGAGACTGGCTAGAGAAATTGTAAAACTTTATCACGGTAGTGAGGCAGCTTTGAAAGCAGAGGAGAACTTTGTAAGAATATTTCAAAAAAAAGATCTACCGGATGAAATTCCGATATTCGAGGTAAATGAGGAAAAAATATGGTTACCTAAGTTAATAACCCTTATAGGATTTTCATCGTCCAATAGTGAGGCTTTAAGGATGTTGAAACAAGGAGCTGTAAAGATAAATGGTGAAAAAATTATTGACGCTACAGAAGTTGAGATAAGATCTCCCTTTATTTTACAAGTGGGAAAGCGAAAATTTGTGAAAGTTATCAATGCCAAAAATAATATATGA
- the yunB gene encoding sporulation protein YunB → MFIRLKTKRNRRCPIKLSAYMLILIVMLNFIIFAFIERQIAPTLLALAEARARIIATEAINKAVKERITKNIKYTDLIAIHKDINGQVTLIQINTIEINRIETETSLEVVKTLKEISMEKIKIPLGLITGSKILSNMGPTISVSLYPVGTAYVDTSEAFEEAGINQTRHKILLDITAQVRIVQPLLSSKVEIKTSVPIAETIIIGSVPQTILDFKQ, encoded by the coding sequence ATGTTTATACGGTTGAAAACAAAAAGAAATAGGAGGTGCCCTATAAAACTAAGTGCTTATATGCTCATTTTAATTGTAATGCTAAATTTTATTATATTTGCATTTATTGAAAGGCAAATAGCACCTACCCTTTTGGCATTAGCAGAGGCTAGGGCCAGAATTATAGCAACGGAGGCCATAAATAAAGCGGTGAAGGAAAGGATAACCAAAAATATTAAGTACACTGACCTCATTGCTATACATAAAGATATCAACGGCCAGGTAACGTTAATCCAAATAAATACGATAGAAATAAACCGGATAGAAACCGAAACCTCTTTAGAAGTAGTAAAAACCTTAAAGGAAATCAGTATGGAAAAAATAAAAATACCTCTAGGTTTAATTACTGGAAGTAAAATATTATCAAATATGGGACCCACGATTAGCGTATCTTTATATCCTGTTGGAACTGCTTACGTAGATACTTCTGAAGCATTTGAAGAAGCTGGCATTAATCAAACGAGACATAAAATATTGCTGGACATCACGGCTCAGGTAAGAATAGTTCAGCCACTTTTGAGTTCAAAAGTAGAGATAAAAACTAGCGTCCCTATAGCTGAAACAATTATTATAGGTTCTGTGCCTCAAACAATATTAGACTTTAAACAGTGA